CTACCAAGCCCGACGTCTGGTGGATGGGGTCTATGGCCACATGGCCGACATCGACGAAGCGCTCACCCGCTTCGCCGAGAACTGGAAGCTGCACCGCATGGCGGCCGTGGACCGCAACCTCCTGCGCCTGGGACTCTTCGAGCTCATGTACGTCAAAGAGACCCCCTTCCCCATCATCATCAACGAGGCTCTGGAGATGGTGAAGGAGTTCAGCGACCACGAAGGCACCCAGTTCGTGAACGGCATCCTGGACGCCGCCAGCCGGGAGTTCCGCAAAGAGGAGTTCAGCGCGATCCGGGGCAGGAAGAGCAAGCCTCAGGAGTAGTCCCCACGCCGCTTTAGCTCAGCTGGTAGAGCGCCCGCCTTGTAAGCGGAAGGTCCTCGGTTCGATCCCGGGAAGCGGCTCCAAAACATAAAGCCCTGCAACAGCAATGTTTCAGGGCTTTTTTGATGCCTCCATTTGCAGGAATTTCAATCTTTTTTGGTGTGTATAAGTGTTGAAAATTTCCGGTCAATCTCACGAGCAGTCCCCCGTGAGTCCCCCCATTTTGGCTATCCGGACTAGGCACCAGGCGACGGCCTGGTCCACCTTCACACGGGCTTCAATCACCGGCCCGGTGCGGCCACCATGGGCAACAGCCCAGACCCTCATACTCGCCTGCGGGCTCCTCGCCAGGAAGTCGAGCACGAGCTGCCGAGCTGGCACTGCTGGCCCTGGGCCCTCTGATCCACCCATCTCATCCCCCTATCTGTAGACATGCGACGGCAAGCCCGGCAGGTCACGGGACCTGCCGGAGAACTGGACTCGGGACGTTAGCACCGTGAAAACGCTTCGGCCCGGCTTCTTCGCCTTTCGGCTGTTGTATCCGCCGGCATCCCGAGGTGGGATTCCCAGCTGCGGGCTGGGGACCGGCGTTTTCGAGGTTGCTACGCCTCAGGGGGCAATTCTAGCCCATGCAGTGGCGCGGGGTTCAATGGAGATTTCAGCGGACGCTCAACCTGAGACAGCCAGTGTCACAAATGGGTGATAACCGACACAATTTCAAACAGAAATGTTTTGCCAATAATTGCACCAAACACGCATCGGTTACCGAACATGCCCGCTTTCAACCAGACGGTCGAGCTTCTCCTCCATCCGGTCGAGCTTCTTCCCAATCTCATCCTTTTGGGCCTGGAGGTTCTTCTCGAAGCGGATGTCCTGAACCTCGAGGTTGTCCGTTCGGACTTCCGTCCGGGTCATGCGCTGGTCCTGATGGAGGATGTAACCCACCCCGGCAGCAGCCAGGGAAAGGAACACCAGCAGGTCTCCCAGGCTGATGGATCGTTCCAGGGTCCAGCGTCGCGGTTCGGGCATCAGAACCTCCATCCAATTCGGGCTCCTGCTTGCAGGCCACCTGCTGCGGTGTGGTAGATCTCTGCAGAGGCACGGAACCGCCAGAGGTCCCGCTCGGCCCAGAGCCCTCGCTGCCCGTCTGTGCCGTAGCTCACCCCCACGGCCCAGGGGCGGGGCGGGTTGGCCTCCACCACCATGCGCAGCTGGCGGGCCTCCTCCTGGTAGGCGGTGGCGGCGTTGCCTCGGGCGGTGGCCTCGGCCTGGAGGGCGTCCCCCCGTTGCCCGCACAGGTCCAGGGCGTGGGCCTGCTGGGTGATCTGGATGTCCTGGGCAGCCGACAGCGCCCGGAGCTCCGGGCAGGGGTCAGTCTGGGGAGGGTCCGGCACCAGGGACCGCAGGCGGTCGATCTCCTGGGCCTGGGAGGCAATGGTGGTCTTGGCCGTGGCGAGGTCATTGTCCAGCTGGGCGGCCCTGGCCTGCGCCTGGTCCCCGACCTGGGTGGCTGCCTGCCCCTGCTGGGCGGGGGGCGTGGGGGATGCAGGCGCGGGCGAGGGTTTGGGCCTGCTCCCGTGGCAGCTGGCAGCACCGGCGCACCACCCGATGACCAGAGCGGCCAGGAGGAAGGCGAGGGTGGTCCGCAGGGTCACTGGGCGCCCCCATCGGGCTCCGAGCCCCTCTTGAGGTGGATGGCCAGGCCGAATGCTGCCGCGACAATGGCCAGTGCCTCAGCCAGGTCCCGGACGTTGACCGGCTGTCCCTGGTGCAACTGCCAGGCATCGTGGGCCAGGACCGCCGCCGTCGAGATCGCCCAGGCATACCGAGCGATGTCGTGTGTCTGGTTGTCCTTGCCTGTCAGGAGCTGGCGGATGATGTCCTTGAACGCCTGGACAATGGTCGCCCTCATGGTAGGCGTCGTAGTGGTAGGGGTCACAGAGGTGGCACACATCAGCGCACTCCCATCAAAATGAGCCATGCCAGCCAAACGGGCAGCCCGCCCAGGATGGTGGCGCAGGCATCCATAACCTCGCAGGTGTGCGTGGCGGGGTGGTAGTAGTCGTAGACTTCTTTGCCGATGGCAGCAACTACCACAACCGACAGAGAGATCCAGAACCCGAATCCGATCAGGATGGCGGCCAGCCCGAGGCCGGTCCCAGCGTGAGCGATCTGGTCTTTCGAGGGCATCACGATCATGCGAGCACCTCCAGCAGCCGCACCACACAGCCCCGGAATTCCGTCCAGCCGTTGGTGCCCCCATTGACCAGGCGGCGCACCCGGGGCCAGTCGGCGGCCCTGCATGCCTCCACAACGTGCCGGGTCACCCAGTAGTGGGCCATGATCCGGGCCGCTTGTGTGGGATCCAGGGCCAGGTCCGGATGCCCCTCGAGGTCGATCCCCAGGGCCTGCCCCACAACGCGGTAGTTGGACCGTCCGGTGAGCTGGACGAAGCCGCGCCCATGGTAGAGTGCTCCATCCCCGTCGGCCTCGGGCGTATTGCCAAGGCGCCTCGCACGCTCACCAGTGTCGTAGTGCTCGTTGAAATACTTCGCCCCACCGAGCTCGTTGATGGGCCGGAACGTCCAGGCCGTCTCCACGGCAACCGTCGCGGCCAGGCCCAACTGCACGAGGGGCTCAGAGACGCCCCGCTCTTCGAGTGCGGCCACCAGGAGGGGCCAGTTGGCGTCCACGGCAGCCAGCGGACAGCGGCAGGCATGGGCGATGGTCTCGGGTGTCAGCGGCATCTGGACTCCAAAGCGGGAGGGGCTTTGGGTCATTCGGCCAGGGGCCGTTCGCGTCTATGCATGATCCCCCTCCCAGTCCCCAGGGTCGGCCAGGGAGGGGCTGCTGCGTGTCGTGAACTCCCCGAATCAGCCCATCACAAACCCAGGCGTGGTCCGAACGGTGCCGGTGTAGCTGCCGTTGATGGGGGTGATCCGGAACTGTACGGTCTTGGTGAGGTCCGAGTCGTCGGCGGTGCGCTGGGCGAGGGTGTAGACCTGGGAGGTGCCGGTGAGGCCGGTCCAGGTGCGCTTCGTGGTGCCCCCGATGAGGACTTCGACCTTGAGGGTGCCCTCGGGCGTGGCGGCGGTGGCGTCATCCTGGGCCAGCAGCTGACCCCCGATACCCTGGGTGAGGCGGTTGCGGTTCGTCCAGGAGAGGGTCACATCACCGGAGGTGCTGGCCGGCCAGGAGGCATAGGCCAGGCTGTTGAGCTTGACGTTCCCCGGGGGATAGGGTTTGTAGAACCGGCTGGCCGTGGTGAGGCTCATGGTCGTGGCCTGGGAAGTGCCGATGGCGCCCACGGTGTTCCGAGGGCAGAGCTTGGCACGGAGGGTGAGATCGGAGGGGTAGCCGCTCATGAGGGCACTCCGTCAGGCCATCGCTGCCCCGTGGTGGGCATGGCAGTGGAGGACCCGCCGCCACCACTTTCGGCACGGCCATCGGCCAGAACTTTGATGACCTTGACCAGCTTTGGTTGGGTGGCGACTGGGGTGGACTGTACTCTGTAGGTGGTCATCAGTCATACCTCATGGCGATGTAACCAGTCCCACCGTAGAAAGTATTGGAATAAGACGCCTGTCCATTCGCATAAACAGTTACGGAACTCCCGTCCCAACCTGTAACTGTTGGGGCTGAATAAGCAGTAATATCAGCAGTGAAATAAATAAATATTTGTTTACTGGCCGTTGTCTCCCCAGGGTTCCAGCCCCTCACTGGGTAGATGGCCACATTCGAGCCGTTTACCCCAGTCCCACTGGGGGGCAGGGCTGCATTCCAGTGGGTGAACTGTGTCCCGGCGGCGGTTGCGCTGATATACTGATAATAAAACAAGTTACTCCTGGCGGACCCACACCACACCTGGATACCGTCCGATGTATCCGACCCTGAACTGTCGTGGGTGCGCTCTATGGCGAATACCATGAGAGACCCGGTGACCCAGAGCATGCCGCAGACCCGGTTGGTGTCACCCGAAATGAACGATGGGAGACCCGTGGTGTTGACAGCGTCACCCGTGAGGGCTGTGACCGCGGATGTCACCCCAGAGAGGTTGCCGCTCCCATCAGTCCCAGTCCCAACCTGGAGAGTGAGGCCGGGGTAGTTGACCCCCGTGCCAGACCCGTACTTGATCTGGATATAGACCGGCAGAGTGCTCTGGAGGCTGTCCGTGAACGCCCACACCTCTGTGAGAACGTAGGTGGTGGCCGCAGTCGGGACCGCCACGGAACCCCACGTCGCACTCTGGTACACGCAGGAGAGACCCGCAGTAGCCAGGGCGGCATGGATCCACGCCCCCCAGGTGTTGAAGTAAGAGACGCTGGAGTTGGACTCGACGAGGGTAGCATTGTAGGTCCGGGTCACGATGCCTCCGTCTGGATGTAGGTGATGGTCACGGTGATCGCCTCCAAGCTGCTGGCATTGTTGGTGATGGACAGATAGGCCGTGTTCTCCCCAGCGGGGTTCACGAATTTGGGCACTGGAGAACTCCAGATCTTGAGCTTCGACGAGGTGGTGACCTCGTCCAGGAAGATGCCAGTCCCAGCCGTCGGCCTGGTTGTCGCACTCCGGCTGGCATCCGAGGTGCGTGCAGCATCGGAGGAATAGAGGCGCACCCAGGCGGGGTAATCGGTCTCGATCGCATAGATGTCGCAGCCCTTAGGCAGGGTCAGAGATACAGACCCCGTGGCACTGGCTGCCAGAGTGGCTGTGGTGACGCTGGCCGTGCTCCTGGACTGGAGCCCACTGGCCCCGTCCTCTCCATCCGTTCCAGCCTCGGCCAGGAGGTCCCAATAGGCTGAGGGGTCCGCAGGAGTCTGCCCTGAGCACTCCTGCAGGCAGATCCAGGAGGACCCGGCGTGGGCCACAGCATCCTGCGCCTCATAGATCTCGGTTCCGTCATAATCCCCGCGCCAAATGATGCTGGTCCCGTCCGTGCCGTTCGCCCCCGCCGAGGCACTGCTGCCAGAGGTGCTGCTCTCCGTCCCGGCATAGGCCAGCACCGCCCCCTCGCTCAGGAACCACACCCGGTCTCCTGCGGCATGGTCACAGGGGACGGTGTCGAGGATGCCCCGGAGGATGCCCGTGAACGCATAGGTGCCATCCCCATTGCTGGTGCAGGTCTTCCAGGAGATCCATTCGTTCCCGGCGCTGGAGACCAGGATGGCGATGTTCTCGCCCCGGTAGAGTCCGGAGCCCGTGGTGCTCTCCCCCGGGAGGCGGGAGAGGTCCACGCCGCTGCCCACCGTGAACCCCACAGTGCTATCCAGTGCGGCGGTCTTGGCGGTGTAGGCCGACACCAGCAGGCCGGTGGGGGTGGGCACCAGATCGGCCCCCTGATCCCAGGTGGTGCCATCGGTGGACAGGTAGGTGTCCATGGTCTGGGTCACCTGGTCCGCCCGGGCCCCCACCAGGAACACATCCCGAAAGCCGCTGCAAGCGTAGGGGGCCTCGAACATCGCCTGGAGGGTGCAGACGGACGGCGCCACCAGGGGGTTGGACCAGCCGCTCTCGGCAGGCGTCCCCACCGCCTCGACGGCCCCGAAGACGTCCTCGGCGAACTCGATGTAGATCTTCCCATCCTCCAGCGACCCGTAGCGGATCGCGGTGACCCTCATGACCATGGCGTCGAGCCCGAATGTGTCGTGGGTCAGCTTGAATGCTCCGCCCGGCCGCAGCGCCCAGGCCTTCCGGTTGCAGTTGAGCGAGCCCGTCACCAGCGGGTAGGAGAGCTGGCGCACGTCGCGGTCGGCGATGTATTGGGCGGTGCTGGCGTTGTCCACAGCGGCATAGTCGATGGTCTTGGCGACATCGGTGCCCTGGATCGTCCGGTTCGCGGTGTCCCGCCCCTGGCAGGTCTTGGTCACGAATCCGGCATCCCGGTCGGTGTAGCGCACGGCCACCCGGTTCACCGTCTCTGGCCAGCTGGGGATCTTGATCTGGACGCCGCTCACGTCGCTGCGGGTGAGGTGCAGCAGCTCGTCCTCATCGTAGTCGTCCCGCACCAGGTTAAAGGTCCAGAGCCCCGTGGAGGGGTCGGTGAACAGCACCCCGTCCACCACCTGCAGGATCCCCTGGATCCACTGGGAGGCGCTCTGGCTGGAGTCCAGGAGCATGGATACGCCGATCCCCTCGGAGTAGAGGGTGGCTGCTGCGGCCTTGAATGCCGTGGTGTCCAGCCGGGTGCTGCTCAGCCCTAGGCACCCCACAGACTGGGACCCGGTCAGGATGTAGGCGATGGCATGGGCCGGATTCGCGGCCCCGCTGATATTGGCATTCTCGGAGAGGAGGCCCGACGGCACCGGGCAGTGCCGCACCACCCAGGCCAGGCTCTTGGGGTAGGCGCTGGTCCCGATGTAGAAGTCCTTCAGGACGGCATAGGCCACCCCACGCCAACCGGGAGCCTGCTCCCCGATCTGGTCGGTGAGGTAGTCGTTCGAGCCCTGGGACCCGGACCCCCAGTAGAAGTCGATGTCGCCCTGCAACCCTCCGCTGGAGGAGGTGCCCCCGAACAGGTCCGGGAGATTGACGGCGATGGTCGCACCTGTGGCGGAGTAGGAGGGCATGGTGACCCCGGCATCGGCCAGGGAGGTGTCACTGTCCACGACGATGTCCACCAGGGCGTCGATCTCCCCGCTGAGGCTCATCTGCATGCCCAGGTAGTACTTGTATCCCGTCGTGTATTTCTTGGCCCCGATGCCCAGGAACCCGCCGGTGCTCACCTTGATCGCGACGGCCTTGAATGCGCCCCACCAGGTCACGTTGGAGGCGTCGATCTTGCAGGTCCCCAGGACGATGGGAATCTCGGCGCCCTCCTCCGGACTGGGGATGTCCGAGCTGCTCAGGCTGCTGGCCTCTGCCCCAGCCGGGGCCTTGGTCAGCAGCGCAGAGGCAACGGCGACCGCAAGGTAGACGACGAACCACCAGACCATCAGGCAACTCCGTTGGTGAATGGGTTGATGCCGGGGATCCGGCACCATCCCAGGTGGTTGGTGATGTTGTTGAATCGGCTCCGGCAGACGGACTCCGTCCCTGGGCACCCGGGGGAAGCCACCACCGAATCCCCGATCGCCAGATCCAGGGCATGGGAGATGGTGATGGCCGTACCGATGTGCTTCAGGATCGTCATGGAGGTGCCTGCGGCATCCACCCATCCGCCTGTGAAGTAGCCGTCGTCATGCTCCCCGAAGGCCGCTGCCGTGAGCACCCGGCCCGACACCCCAGCGAGGGTAGCGATCACCTCAAAGTCCCCACGGAATAGCCCGCAGCCGTCATCGAATACCTGGTGGAGGCACTGGCTGTTGTAGTTCAGGCCGGGGACGGTGCGGTTCAGGGCGTTCTGCTCCGGCACCAGGGTGAGCTCGCAGACACTGCCGTCGAATGAAGGGCTGCTGACGGTGCCGGTGTAGTGGACGATGTGGTCATCCGCCTCGAGGTGGCCACGGTAGATCACCACAGAGACGGGCTCAGGGGGGAGATACCCCTGGAAGAGCGACACCACGGGGTTGTCCAGCGGGAGCTGGAGCTTGAGCTCCTGGCTGTTGTCCTCATCGTTCTGCCCCAGCTCGTCGTGCGTGATGGCCTCCGGCTCATAGTCGTAGCCATCAATAGTGAGGGTCTGGTCGTGGCTGGTGTAGCGCCAGCTATCGACCCCGCAGGTGAAGACAAATGCCTCCCAAGGCTGTCCGCCATGGACGCTGGTTTCCAGGTCCGCAAAGCTGCTCATGGGGCCTCCTGAGGCAGCTCCACAAAGGTGAAGCTGACCTCCGCGATGGAGTCAGTGGTGTAGGGGAGCTGCAGCTCATCCGTGTCCAGGCGGCACAACGTGAGGTAGCTCACCAGGGTGCCGAGAGGCGCCGCGACCCCCAGGGCGGATGCGAGGGTGAGCCCCTCAGTCTCGGTGCTGGGATAGGCCACAGCAGCCGAGACCTGGCGGCAGACCCAGGTGCCGTCGATGTAGAACCCGAGGTGCCGGCGGGCCGCCTGGGGGAATGCCCGGTCGGTGTAGCCCACATGGGCCACCGTGGCGATGGTGCTGGTGGTGTCCAGGGCCGCCTGCAGCTCCAGGTCCTGGCGCCAGGTCGGCGCCCAGAATGGGATCGCCTTTCCCCGGCGAGCCATGAACCAGGTGCGGAGAGCCACGATCTCCTCCCGGCTCTTGCAGGTCCAGAGCCAGGACCGGGAGCGGCCCGTGACGCCGGACGGATCCGTGAGGACCCGGCGCCCGAGCCCCGGATCGAACTCCTCCACCGCCCGGGAGAGAGTGGTCGCGCCATCCTCCCTGGCATTGGGGTGGAGCGTCAGCACGTCGAGGCTCTGGTAGGTGGTCACTGGTGGGCCTCACACACAAACTCGAAGGTCCCCGCGTGGATCCAGTTGGTGGGGCCCACCAACTGGACGGAGGTGCTGAGCTGGCCGGGCCGCATCGGTACCACCCAGACCCCAGCCGCCCAGTCTGAAACCAGGGGCGTGTCGATGGTCACGGAGCCGGAGGCAACCGCGGTGATCGTGGCCGCCTCCCAGGTCCAGAAGTCCACCCAGACCATCACCAGGGCCCCGACCTCGAATGTCGGCAGGTTGGCGGTGGAGACCGCCAGCACCTGGTCGCCTGCGGAGGCATCCGCCAGGAGGGGCATCCGCTCCGGCCACCAGGGCACCCCCCAGACGAGAGGCTGGCAGCCATAGACCAGGTTCTCCAGCCAGGCACTCTCCCGGGCGCTGAGACCGCTGATCCGGTAGGAGGCGCCATAGCGCGGGATGGAGCGCAGTGAGCGCCGCTGCTCGCTGGTGTCATCGGCGGTCACGATGGAGGTCTTGTAGCTGATGGTCTCGGTGAACGGATCCGACCAGTCCGGGCGGACCGCGCATACCGTGAGCCGGGTGCCGGTCACCGCAAAGGCCACAGCGTCCAGCCCCGTGAATGTGAATGTGGCCACATCGGCGATCTTCACCGACCCGAGTTGGGGCACGGTCCCGCTGTAAGTGAAGGACTCGCCGGGCTCGAAGCGCACAGGGAACTCAGGGTCCTCAATCTCCATCCCCCCGTTGCCCGCGAGTGCGATACCGGTGAGCGTCTCGGCAGCCCCACGGTGGGTGTTCCAGACCTCCAATTGGAAGGCCTTGCGGCTCATGACCTGGCCGTAGTCGCTCCGGGGGGGAGTGATGATGGTCTGGTCCCAGATGGTATTGGGAGGGTGCGCGGCCGCACTCCCAGGCCAGTGAGCGACTGCGACTTGGTGCTGCCATATCCCGTCAGCATCCACCCCAGAGCAGACGCGATCCGTGGGCCGCAGTCCGGACCAGACCGTGGGGGGCGCCTCCCCATCCTGCAGGGCCACCCCTGGGAGCAGACCTGAGAGGACTGCCGGGAATGACCGCCCCACAAAGACAGTCATCCCACCACCTTCACCAGGAACCCATTGAATAGGCGCCAGGTCTCGGCTCCGATCGCCATGTCATCCCCGATGCCCATGGTGGTGACCAGCGTGGCGTGGGCACTCACAGCGAGACTTGGCACAGTCCCGAGGAACGAGGAACCCCCGTCAGAGCGAAGGACCCAAATGGGGATCGGCATCAGGATTGCCCTGGTGTTGGCGGGCTGATAGAGCCGATTCCGGAGCGCTTGGGACAGGATCGGGATCCCGGGCCAGCTGGAAAGCAGGTAGGAATCCACAGGATGGTTGATTGCCCACACAGCACTAGTCCCCACAATGTGGGTGGCGCTACTGCTGACCGTCAGATTGTAGTTCTTCAGCGAGACCCAATCCGTTACACCATCGACTGTCGCATTGACATAGGAGTAGACCCCATTCAACCCCGCAGCAGGCATGGGGGGATAATCCGGAGTAGCCGACCCGGCATCAGAACCGTAGTTCCAATACCCAAACCCGGCAGTCCCGCCGAAATATGCCCCCCCCTCCCACTCCCCTGCGCCGGTCTTGTCCAGAGAGTCGCCCCAGCAGATGTGCCGCCAGATCCCGGACCCACGCTCCACCGCGATCAGATAGTTCCCAGCCTCATCGTCGAAGAACTGATAGCTCGGATAGGGGCCTGCGCCCAGAATCATGCCGGATCCCAGAGACTGCGGCGTAGTCGCATAGTTCAGAGGCGCACCGGGCTGGTAGTCCCAGCTGCTCCCGCTGTCGTACCCAGTGCCCAGGTTGAATGCGATGCCGTAGAGCCCTGTCCCGCTGGCAGCAGCGTACCAGGTCGGCTGTTCTCCGATATATGAGCGCGCATTCAGGTAAGTCCCAGATTCGTTGTGCATGTGCAGCCGGTACCCATAGGCCGATCCGGAGCTGACGGCAGCGTAATAATCCTGAGTCCACCCCCGGGTAACCAGCCAGACCCTGAGCTGGTCCAGAAGGTCATTGGGGTTGGATGCAGTGCCGATTGTGTGAGCCATGGAGTCTCCTAGGCCAGTCGATAGGCCACATAATCCAGCACGCCAGCCCTGGAGATGTTGGGCACCACCAGCCAGGCGGTTCTTCCAACCGTCAGCGTGTTCTCCGCGCTCTGGTAGTAGCCCGTCAGGAAGGCCATGCCCTCAGGCTCACCAAAAGTAGCACTGGAATCATTCAGTTGGATTGGGAGCAGAGGCACTGATCCGTCGAGATTGGTTCGCATATTCTGTGCAAGGCCGTAGTGCATATACGGCCAGGTGTGCAGCAGCCCGTCATCTGCTGCACCTGACGTATATTTGCCAGCCATGTTCTTCCACGTCCCACTGATCAGGCGGAAACGACCCGTCGTGTAAGTGGTGCCGC
The sequence above is drawn from the uncultured Holophaga sp. genome and encodes:
- the nusB gene encoding transcription antitermination factor NusB, with protein sequence MGVRRRGREYALQMLYAMDLNGYQPDEVFAGFNAIQDLNRDAFYQARRLVDGVYGHMADIDEALTRFAENWKLHRMAAVDRNLLRLGLFELMYVKETPFPIIINEALEMVKEFSDHEGTQFVNGILDAASREFRKEEFSAIRGRKSKPQE
- a CDS encoding glycoside hydrolase family 19 protein, whose protein sequence is MPLTPETIAHACRCPLAAVDANWPLLVAALEERGVSEPLVQLGLAATVAVETAWTFRPINELGGAKYFNEHYDTGERARRLGNTPEADGDGALYHGRGFVQLTGRSNYRVVGQALGIDLEGHPDLALDPTQAARIMAHYWVTRHVVEACRAADWPRVRRLVNGGTNGWTEFRGCVVRLLEVLA
- a CDS encoding phage tail protein — encoded protein: MVWWFVVYLAVAVASALLTKAPAGAEASSLSSSDIPSPEEGAEIPIVLGTCKIDASNVTWWGAFKAVAIKVSTGGFLGIGAKKYTTGYKYYLGMQMSLSGEIDALVDIVVDSDTSLADAGVTMPSYSATGATIAVNLPDLFGGTSSSGGLQGDIDFYWGSGSQGSNDYLTDQIGEQAPGWRGVAYAVLKDFYIGTSAYPKSLAWVVRHCPVPSGLLSENANISGAANPAHAIAYILTGSQSVGCLGLSSTRLDTTAFKAAAATLYSEGIGVSMLLDSSQSASQWIQGILQVVDGVLFTDPSTGLWTFNLVRDDYDEDELLHLTRSDVSGVQIKIPSWPETVNRVAVRYTDRDAGFVTKTCQGRDTANRTIQGTDVAKTIDYAAVDNASTAQYIADRDVRQLSYPLVTGSLNCNRKAWALRPGGAFKLTHDTFGLDAMVMRVTAIRYGSLEDGKIYIEFAEDVFGAVEAVGTPAESGWSNPLVAPSVCTLQAMFEAPYACSGFRDVFLVGARADQVTQTMDTYLSTDGTTWDQGADLVPTPTGLLVSAYTAKTAALDSTVGFTVGSGVDLSRLPGESTTGSGLYRGENIAILVSSAGNEWISWKTCTSNGDGTYAFTGILRGILDTVPCDHAAGDRVWFLSEGAVLAYAGTESSTSGSSASAGANGTDGTSIIWRGDYDGTEIYEAQDAVAHAGSSWICLQECSGQTPADPSAYWDLLAEAGTDGEDGASGLQSRSTASVTTATLAASATGSVSLTLPKGCDIYAIETDYPAWVRLYSSDAARTSDASRSATTRPTAGTGIFLDEVTTSSKLKIWSSPVPKFVNPAGENTAYLSITNNASSLEAITVTITYIQTEAS
- a CDS encoding DUF2163 domain-containing protein, with the protein product MSSFADLETSVHGGQPWEAFVFTCGVDSWRYTSHDQTLTIDGYDYEPEAITHDELGQNDEDNSQELKLQLPLDNPVVSLFQGYLPPEPVSVVIYRGHLEADDHIVHYTGTVSSPSFDGSVCELTLVPEQNALNRTVPGLNYNSQCLHQVFDDGCGLFRGDFEVIATLAGVSGRVLTAAAFGEHDDGYFTGGWVDAAGTSMTILKHIGTAITISHALDLAIGDSVVASPGCPGTESVCRSRFNNITNHLGWCRIPGINPFTNGVA